The sequence AAGCGCGGATCAGCAAGAATGTTATGCGTCACATCCGGATCAAACCCGTTGTCGACAAGCGGCCACAACGCATACCCCTTCTCGCTGTATTTCCCGTCCACCCGATCCATCTCGTTGCTTCTCAACGAGATGCCGGCCGCAGTCATGCGAAATGCGCACGGCGAAATAACCGGCTGCGTCACATCCAGGCGCTGCACCGTATCGTTCTCCGCCATCGCCGGGTCCCAGAAAAGCACCGTGTGCAACACACTCTGTCCCGCTTTGCCGAAAGCAGGCGGCTGTTGCCGTTTCAAAACCGGTGCAACGCGCCCCCGCTCGGGAAAAGCCAATAGGCGTTTTTCATTCCCTTCCAACGCGTAACTGATCCCAAGAGGGCCGAGCAAATGACGAATATCCACGGCATACCCGTTCCGAATCTCTTTGCCCGGCAGCATCAAATCCACATTGCGATCGCTTTCCGTCATGTCTGTCGGCGCCGTCTCTGCCGGTAAAATCATCCGATACACACCTTGTTTATCCGTTGTCTGGTACAACCCGTATTGTTCCAGCGCGCGACCGGAAACAAGCCAGCGCCCGTCATCTTCGGTGATCTTCAACTCGTTGGCAAGGGCGTCGGAAGGCGGCGCCTCGAGGACGGGTACGGCAAAAGCGGCAGCCTCTTTTATCGTCCCTTCCCGTTGCGCCGAAAGCACCGTTTTTTTTGCCGCCGTCGAAGAAAGAACCGGTTCATTCCCTGCCGCTGCAACGTAAGAAAAGGCAGACAAACTGATCAGCAACAATGCCGCAACCCGCTGTATATGTATCATATTTACCATTATTTACTCTCCGTTCCGCACAAAATTACTGAAAAATCCGAATATACATAGTATAATGACTACTGTAAACGATACACAGTAAACCTGTTCACCATTATATCACAGTAAGGAGTCTGTTCCATGCATCAATACTTATTTTTTATCGGTTCCTTTCCGATCCGTGCCTACGGCCTGCTTTTTCTGTCCGGTATCGTCGCAGCCGGCATGACGGCGTATTATATCATGAAACGGGACGGCCGCGGCTGGCATGTCCATATCTTTGATTTCACCATGTACTGCGGTCTGTCCGGCATCGTCGGCGGCCGTTTGTGGGATGTATTTTTCTTCGACTGGCCTTACTATCATAACCATTTAAGTGAAATTCCTTTCGTCTGGCAAGGCGGCATGGCCATCCAAGGGGGGCTGATCTTCGGTGCCGTTGCCGGCATACTCTACACGCGCTTCCATCAAATCGACACCTGGGCTTTCGGCGACCTGTTGGCACCGGCCATCATCCTCGGGCAGTCAATCGGGCGCATGGCCAATCTGATGAACGGTGACGCCTTCGGTCATCCCACGGGCAGCGGCTTCGGCATCATCTATCCCGATACGACATTGGCCTATCGCACCTATGGAAATCAACCGCTGTGGCCTGCTGAAGTATGGGAAGGGCAAATTGATATTCTGATTTTTGTCATCCTTCTTTTTTTCAGTTCCTTCCGCCATAAAAAAGGACAGGTCTTTAGTCTCTATGTCATGCTTTATGCCGTCGAACGATTCTTTCTGGAGTACTTGCGCGGCGACTACAACGCACTCCTCTGGGGCTTTAAATCGGCGCAATGGACCAGCATCGTCGCCTTCGCCGCGGCAGCCGCCGTTTTTACGGCTCTCCAGTTTTTCGGAACCTATGACACGAACGATCTCGTCAACAACGACAAACACTGCAAATAAACAGCAACAGCGACGGCCTCGCGCGATGTGAGGCCGTCGTTGTTATTTGACCGTGCCGGCTGCAACGGCATCAATCCTTGCGTATAAGAAGAGCAATACCTTCTTCTTTATACTTTTTATATATCCGCTTGATGAATTGATGCCGCAAGGTAGCTTCGTCAACGATATTGCGTATCCGCAAAACGACAAGAAAGGAAATACCGTATTCCCCTAAATCGGTAAACCGTATTTTCGGCTGGAATCCGGTCACGCCGTATTCACTGTGATGCAAAACATCTTGCGCCACCTCTAGCGTCACCTGTTCCACGTGTTGCAGATCACTGCCGTATACGATTTTCAAAGGAATCGTAATCGTACATTCTGCCAACGGCTGTTCATAGTTTATCAAGGCTGAAGCGGCAATCGTTTTATTCGGTACAATGACCATATTGCCAGTCGGCGTTCGTATCGTCGTATTGCGCCAGTTCAAATCGACAACGCGTCCTTCTTCATGGGTTGCCAACCGAATGTAATCGCCAATACGGATCTGCTTTGACATCAACATCGTAATACCAGAAAATAAATTTGACAAGGTATCCTGCAACGCCAGTGCCGACGCCAGACCGCCGACGCCGAAAGCCGTCAGCAGTGGCGAAATAGAGATGTCATACGAATCGAGAACTATCAACGCACCTATGCTGTACACGACACAATTGATGGCAGTCGTCAAAATGGACGTCGCCGCATACTGTTTGGAACTGCGATCCAGTTTGTAATTAAGGTATGCAGAAATAACATGTGCAATCAGGATAGTTACGGTAACGGTCAACACCGTATGAAACAATCCATCCAGAAAAGCCTGCACAAAATCGGGAACGGTTAAACTCCATTTGGCAATTTTAATACCGATAAGTATGCCAACACAGGTAGGAATGGCACGAAATATTTGTCGCAGGCAATCTTCCGAAATATGCCGGCTCTTACTCAGAAAAACGATCAAAATACGAAAAACATATTGCAATACCACAATACCTACAGACAGGCAAATAAGAAATGCTAATAAATGTATATGCGGTCCTCCATGGAGGATCTCTTGTTCAAGAGAATCAAAAAAAGCTGGCATATGCCGTTCAGTCCTTCCGCAAACTATAGTCCACAACGATCCAAAATAAACAGCAACATACGTACGCAGTCCCCATCACAGCAATGTGAAATAAAAAAGATCATCAATACATCTTCAAACCCAGGACGGAACCAGTCGATTCCCCCATAGACGCAACGACGGATACCCACGACGGCGATATTGTGCTGAATACTCCTTATCATAGCACAAATCTCTGTATATACAAGAATCTTCTCCAATAGCCGCAAAAACCCGCTTCGACAATATCATCCGGAGACGTGCGGAACTGTTTACAAAAAAATAAAAGCACAGGAAAGAAACAACGCCTCTTTCCTGTGCTTTTATGCTATCTGGCCGGCTTATTGACGGTCCCGTTCAATGGCTTCCTTTAACGTATGCCAAGCCAAAACGGCACACTTCACACGAGCCGGCATATTGGAAATATTTTTTAACGCAATGGCATCTTCCAGATCTTCCAATTCATCATCATCCGTAACTTCCCGTTTGATCATGTCAAGGAACAAATTGGTCAACCGCAGCGCTTCTTCCACCGTTTTCCCCTTAATAACATCGATCATCATATCTGCCGAAGCCTGGCTGATGGCACAGCCGTGACCGGTATAAGCCGCATCTTTCACAATGCCGTCTTGAATATCGGCGCGCAGCGTAATATCATCGCCGCAACTGGGATTATGACCGTGTTCCTGTAAGGTGAATTTTTCCAGTTCTCTCTTATTTTCCTGACTTTGGTTATGCTCCAAAATAATATCAGAATATAACTGATCCATTTCCATCACATTGCCACCCCTTAATCTTTAAAACCCATCTGTTTGCGGATAAGCGGTAATTTATCGAGGAAGTATTCGACCTCTTCCATGGTGTTATAAATGTAGAAGCTGACGCGATTGGAAGCTTCAGCATGGATATGTGCGCCATAGGGCTGTGCGCAATGATGGCCTGAGCGGATAGCAATACCGTAGCTGTCAAGAATGGTAGCTGCATCGTGAGGATGAACACCGTCGATCGTGAAGGAAATGACACCCGTCTTTTCAGCCGGATCGGTACTGCCGATGATATGAATGTAGGGCAGCTTTTTCATCCCGGCGAGACAGGCAGCCGTCAATTCGTGTTCGTGCGCTTCAATGGCATCAAAGCCGATACCTTCCAGATAATCAATCGCCGCATGCATGGCTGCCGCGCCTTCGACGTTTTCCGTACCGGCCTCGAACTTGAACGGCAAGACATTGAACGTCGTCGTCTGTTCCTGCACGTACTCGATCATATCTCCGCCCAAGAGAAAGGGTTCCATATCATTGAGAAGGTCCCGTTTACCGTATAAAACGCCGGTTCCCGCCGAAGCACACATCTTATGCCCGGAGAAGACGAAGAAATCGCAATCCCACGCCTGAACATCACATTTCATATGAGGCACGGCCTGCGCACCGTCAAGGACGGCAACGGCGCCGACAGCGTGCGCCGCGTCGATGATCTTCTTCACAGGGCGCTTCATGCCGAGAACGTTGCTGACCGCCGCAAAGGCGACGATCTTCGTTCTATCGTCAATTTTAGCGAAATCCTCATCGGTAAAATGCCCTTCGTCATCAAGGTACATATACACCAATTCGGCGCCGGTTACCCGGGCAACGCGCTGCCACGTAACCAAGTTGGCGTGATGTTCCGAAATGGGAATAACGATCTTATCGCCTTTTTGCAAATGCGTTTCGGCATAACTTCTGGCAATGAGATTCAACGCTTCCGTTGCATTGCGGACAAAGATGACCTCTTCGCTGTGCGCGGCATGAATAAACTTCCGCACCGCTTCTCTGGCATCATCATAAATTTGGGATGCTTCTACACTGAGAATATGCGCGCCGCGATGGGGGTTCCCGTTATGTTTCTCCAACAAATCGACAATAGCCTGAATGACCTGCTTCGGCTTTTGCGTCGTCGCGGCGTTGTCGAAATAAACGATCTGATGACCGTTGTGAACTTTAGTCAAGATGAGGAAATCTTTTCGTACATTTATCATTGCAATCACCTTTCTGACGACAAAATTCCATTTTATCTCTGACAGCCTGCAAGACTTTGTTTTCCATATCCGTATCGCCGAGGCTGTCAATGACAGGACGAATATTGGATTCGACAATAATCAGTTGCGCGCCTTCACGATTGAATCCGCGGCTCATCAAATAATAGAGCATATCCTTATCGATCTGTCCGGCACTGGAAGCGTGATCACCGACGACATCATCTTCTTTGCACAACAGCAGCGGCAAAGAAATGGAATGCACGTCGGGGCTCAGCAGCAGACAGATATCCGATTCGGAGCCGGCAGCCTTCTTACAGCCCCGGAGGAAATCAATGGTGCCGCGAAAATACTTCTTCGCCGTATCCATCAGCGCTCCCGTCGTCAGAATATCGGTCTTGGTCTTTTCCCCTTCCTGCGGTACCCAATAGGAAAAATCCAAAATCTGATCCCGACTGCCGAGATACATGGCCTTACTTGAGAAAACGCCTTCTCGCTGCGTCAAATCGGTCTTATAATAAACGATCGCCGCCTTACTGCCTACTTCGGCGCTAACATAATCGATGGAACTGTTTTTGCCGCTTCTGGCATAACGATGTTCCACATGACGCACCTGCTCGCCATGAAGCTGAACCTTGCAGATTTTGACGGCAGCCGCTTCTGCAGCATCTACATATTCCAACAAGTTGACGGAGCCGTTTTCCGCATCGCCGTCAAAGGTCAGATAAACTTCAAGTTTACTGTTTTCCGGCGCGGAAATCTTGAGCTGCCCGACAATCTGCGGTAATTCCTGACTGAGCGAATAGGTCAGCCAGACCTTTCCTGCGCCTCCCGCTTTTCCCGTGATCGCACAGCCCGTCATGCTTTGCCCGACGGCTTCCTGTAGCGAGTCCGCTCCGGCTCCGGTAAAATCGCCGAGAGGCAATTTACCGTCACCTTCATAAAACGTGACGGACACGTCCCCTTCATGCCGTTCCTGAATGGTAATTTTCTGTCTTCCCGTCGCTTTCAGCTGCGGCAGTTCCAGGTGATTAACTTTCATCCAGCGGAAGGTGGGACGAGGGAGTTCATTATATTTTTCTGTAATCATTTCTCATCGCCATCCTCTCACAGAGAACTTTTCAGTTCCAAATTAATTAAATTATTCATTTCCACGGCATATTCCAACGGCAACGCTTTGGAAACGGGTTCAACGAAGCCGCGTACCAACATGGCCCGCGCTTCGTCTTCGCTCAGGCCGCGGCTCATGAGATAATAAATCGCTTCGTCGGAAATACGCCCGATCTTTGCTTCATGTCCTAAATCAATATTGTCGTTCTTGACGACGATTGCCGGTATCGTATCGGATTGAGATATTTCGTCAAGCATCAGCGACTCGCAGCTGACATTCGCTTTCGATCCCGCCGCCTTTTCATTGATGACGACGCTGCCACGATAGATACAGGTGCCGCCGTCTTTGGAAATGGACTTGGAATCGATATTGCTCGTCGTATTCGGCGCATTGTGTACAACCTTGGATCCCGTATCGAGGTATTGCCCTTTACCGGCAAAGGTCACGCCTGTAAATTCGCAATGCGCCCCTTCACCTTGAAGGATACTCATCGGGTAAAGACAGGACGTGTGCGAGCCGAACGATCCGGTTACCCAATTGATGGTACCGTTCTTGCCGACAATCGCCCGTTTCGTGTTGAG comes from Megasphaera vaginalis (ex Bordigoni et al. 2020) and encodes:
- a CDS encoding glycosyl hydrolase family 18 protein — translated: MVNMIHIQRVAALLLISLSAFSYVAAAGNEPVLSSTAAKKTVLSAQREGTIKEAAAFAVPVLEAPPSDALANELKITEDDGRWLVSGRALEQYGLYQTTDKQGVYRMILPAETAPTDMTESDRNVDLMLPGKEIRNGYAVDIRHLLGPLGISYALEGNEKRLLAFPERGRVAPVLKRQQPPAFGKAGQSVLHTVLFWDPAMAENDTVQRLDVTQPVISPCAFRMTAAGISLRSNEMDRVDGKYSEKGYALWPLVDNGFDPDVTHNILADPRLQEKVIKELVGYAVLYGFHGYNLDFENIRYEDRDRLTAFVAKLAAACHGWGLNVSMDITPLSDSKEWSLVYDRQALAPYLDYVVLMAYDQVGRTSSTAGPVASYPWVVHSVETLKALVPAEKIILGIPLYMRIWYETDANENLPDALDKWPKTVAEAKRDRPGNAMIAPNVGTRKERKLFVRTLTLADSKKLAEKYAAYLTWDERLQLNYLELPLVTGTVKIWFEDDKTLAAKRNLAVREGLGGVAFWRKGFEDNGFWQGFAKHELT
- the lgt gene encoding prolipoprotein diacylglyceryl transferase, which gives rise to MHQYLFFIGSFPIRAYGLLFLSGIVAAGMTAYYIMKRDGRGWHVHIFDFTMYCGLSGIVGGRLWDVFFFDWPYYHNHLSEIPFVWQGGMAIQGGLIFGAVAGILYTRFHQIDTWAFGDLLAPAIILGQSIGRMANLMNGDAFGHPTGSGFGIIYPDTTLAYRTYGNQPLWPAEVWEGQIDILIFVILLFFSSFRHKKGQVFSLYVMLYAVERFFLEYLRGDYNALLWGFKSAQWTSIVAFAAAAAVFTALQFFGTYDTNDLVNNDKHCK
- a CDS encoding mechanosensitive ion channel family protein, coding for MVLQYVFRILIVFLSKSRHISEDCLRQIFRAIPTCVGILIGIKIAKWSLTVPDFVQAFLDGLFHTVLTVTVTILIAHVISAYLNYKLDRSSKQYAATSILTTAINCVVYSIGALIVLDSYDISISPLLTAFGVGGLASALALQDTLSNLFSGITMLMSKQIRIGDYIRLATHEEGRVVDLNWRNTTIRTPTGNMVIVPNKTIAASALINYEQPLAECTITIPLKIVYGSDLQHVEQVTLEVAQDVLHHSEYGVTGFQPKIRFTDLGEYGISFLVVLRIRNIVDEATLRHQFIKRIYKKYKEEGIALLIRKD
- the sufU gene encoding Fe-S cluster assembly sulfur transfer protein SufU, which translates into the protein MEMDQLYSDIILEHNQSQENKRELEKFTLQEHGHNPSCGDDITLRADIQDGIVKDAAYTGHGCAISQASADMMIDVIKGKTVEEALRLTNLFLDMIKREVTDDDELEDLEDAIALKNISNMPARVKCAVLAWHTLKEAIERDRQ
- a CDS encoding aminotransferase class V-fold PLP-dependent enzyme, whose product is MINVRKDFLILTKVHNGHQIVYFDNAATTQKPKQVIQAIVDLLEKHNGNPHRGAHILSVEASQIYDDAREAVRKFIHAAHSEEVIFVRNATEALNLIARSYAETHLQKGDKIVIPISEHHANLVTWQRVARVTGAELVYMYLDDEGHFTDEDFAKIDDRTKIVAFAAVSNVLGMKRPVKKIIDAAHAVGAVAVLDGAQAVPHMKCDVQAWDCDFFVFSGHKMCASAGTGVLYGKRDLLNDMEPFLLGGDMIEYVQEQTTTFNVLPFKFEAGTENVEGAAAMHAAIDYLEGIGFDAIEAHEHELTAACLAGMKKLPYIHIIGSTDPAEKTGVISFTIDGVHPHDAATILDSYGIAIRSGHHCAQPYGAHIHAEASNRVSFYIYNTMEEVEYFLDKLPLIRKQMGFKD
- a CDS encoding SufB/SufD family protein, which gives rise to MITEKYNELPRPTFRWMKVNHLELPQLKATGRQKITIQERHEGDVSVTFYEGDGKLPLGDFTGAGADSLQEAVGQSMTGCAITGKAGGAGKVWLTYSLSQELPQIVGQLKISAPENSKLEVYLTFDGDAENGSVNLLEYVDAAEAAAVKICKVQLHGEQVRHVEHRYARSGKNSSIDYVSAEVGSKAAIVYYKTDLTQREGVFSSKAMYLGSRDQILDFSYWVPQEGEKTKTDILTTGALMDTAKKYFRGTIDFLRGCKKAAGSESDICLLLSPDVHSISLPLLLCKEDDVVGDHASSAGQIDKDMLYYLMSRGFNREGAQLIIVESNIRPVIDSLGDTDMENKVLQAVRDKMEFCRQKGDCNDKCTKRFPHLD